The following coding sequences are from one Comamonas koreensis window:
- a CDS encoding acyl-CoA carboxylase subunit beta, producing MQDILEQLEKKRELARLGGGQKRIDAQHKKGKLTARERIELLLDDGTFEEWDMFVEHRCTDFGMEETKIPGDGVVTGYGMINGRLVFVFSQDFTVFGGALSETHAEKICKVMDQAMKVGAPVIGLNDSGGARIQEGVASLGGYADVFQKNVLASGVVPQISMIMGPCAGGAVYSPAMTDFIFMVKDSSYMFVTGPEVVKTVTHEQVTAEELGGAVTHTSKSGVADMAFDNDVEALMMLRRLYNYLPLNNREKAPVRATTDPVSRADMSLDTLVPENPNKPYDMKELIIKTVDDGDFFELQPEYAKNILIGFARMAGQTVGIVANQPLVLAGCLDIKSSIKAARFVRFCDAFNIPVVTFVDVPGFMPGTSQEYGGIIKHGAKLLYAYAECTVPKITVITRKAYGGAYDVMASKHLRGDVNLAWPQAEIAVMGAKGAVEIIFREDKNDPDKLSKREAEYKTRFANPFVAGARGFIDDVILPHETRKRICRSLEMLKNKQLENPWRKHGNIPL from the coding sequence ATGCAAGATATCTTGGAACAACTGGAGAAAAAGCGTGAACTCGCCCGCCTGGGCGGCGGGCAAAAGCGCATCGATGCGCAGCACAAAAAGGGCAAGCTCACGGCGCGTGAGCGCATCGAGCTGCTGCTTGACGACGGCACCTTCGAAGAGTGGGACATGTTTGTCGAGCACCGCTGCACCGACTTTGGCATGGAAGAGACCAAGATCCCGGGCGACGGCGTGGTCACCGGCTACGGCATGATCAATGGCCGCCTGGTCTTTGTCTTCAGCCAGGATTTCACCGTGTTCGGTGGCGCGCTGTCCGAGACCCATGCCGAGAAGATCTGCAAGGTGATGGACCAGGCGATGAAGGTGGGCGCGCCGGTCATCGGCCTCAACGATTCGGGCGGCGCCCGGATCCAGGAAGGCGTGGCGTCGCTGGGCGGCTACGCCGATGTGTTCCAGAAGAATGTGCTGGCCTCGGGCGTGGTGCCGCAGATCTCGATGATCATGGGCCCTTGCGCCGGTGGCGCGGTCTACTCGCCGGCGATGACCGACTTCATCTTCATGGTCAAGGATTCGAGCTACATGTTCGTCACCGGCCCCGAAGTGGTCAAAACGGTGACCCATGAGCAGGTCACCGCAGAAGAGCTGGGCGGCGCCGTCACCCACACCAGCAAGAGCGGTGTGGCCGACATGGCCTTTGACAACGATGTCGAGGCGCTGATGATGCTGCGCCGCCTCTACAACTACCTGCCGCTCAACAACCGCGAAAAGGCGCCGGTTCGTGCCACCACCGACCCGGTCAGCCGCGCCGATATGTCGCTCGACACCCTGGTGCCCGAGAACCCGAACAAGCCCTATGACATGAAGGAGCTGATCATCAAAACCGTGGATGACGGCGATTTCTTTGAGCTGCAGCCCGAGTACGCGAAGAACATCCTGATCGGCTTTGCCCGCATGGCCGGCCAAACGGTGGGCATTGTGGCCAACCAGCCACTGGTGCTGGCCGGTTGCCTGGATATCAAGAGCTCCATCAAGGCCGCGCGCTTTGTGCGCTTTTGCGATGCTTTCAACATCCCCGTGGTCACCTTTGTCGATGTGCCCGGCTTCATGCCCGGCACCAGCCAGGAGTACGGCGGCATCATCAAGCACGGCGCCAAGCTGCTCTACGCGTACGCGGAGTGCACGGTGCCCAAAATCACCGTCATCACGCGAAAGGCCTATGGCGGTGCCTATGACGTGATGGCTTCCAAGCACCTGCGCGGCGATGTGAACCTGGCTTGGCCGCAGGCGGAAATCGCGGTGATGGGCGCCAAGGGCGCCGTCGAGATCATCTTCCGCGAAGACAAGAACGACCCGGATAAGCTCTCCAAGCGCGAGGCCGAATACAAGACCCGTTTTGCCAACCCCTTTGTCGCAGGCGCCCGGGGCTTTATCGACGATGTGATCCTGCCGCACGAGACGCGCAAGCGCATCTGCCGCAGCCTGGAGATGCTCAAGAACAAGCAGCTTGAGAACCCCTGGCGCAAGCACGGCAATATTCCGCTCTAA
- a CDS encoding GNAT family N-acetyltransferase, which yields MNLSFAPVAESDFEALFALRVAAMRPSLERLGIFNLDHARKRFQGQFAPQYMRHICVDEGAGPQHAGLLTVVPHEDGRLKLQHLYLLPAWHNRRIGDWAMQQVLAQARQEGRAVWLEVLNHSDAIRFYERHGFVHTGGDPIDLLYQWTPA from the coding sequence ATGAATCTCTCCTTCGCCCCGGTTGCCGAAAGTGATTTTGAAGCGCTGTTTGCGCTGCGCGTGGCCGCGATGCGCCCGAGCCTGGAGCGGCTGGGCATCTTTAACCTGGACCATGCGCGCAAGCGGTTTCAAGGCCAGTTTGCGCCGCAGTACATGCGGCATATCTGTGTGGACGAGGGCGCAGGCCCGCAGCACGCCGGGCTGCTGACGGTAGTGCCCCATGAAGATGGCCGGCTGAAATTGCAGCACCTCTATCTGCTGCCGGCCTGGCATAACCGCCGCATTGGCGACTGGGCCATGCAGCAGGTGCTAGCCCAAGCGCGGCAGGAGGGCCGGGCGGTGTGGCTGGAGGTGTTGAACCACAGCGACGCGATCCGGTTTTACGAGCGCCATGGCTTTGTGCACACGGGCGGCGATCCGATTGACCTGTTGTACCAGTGGACCCCGGCATAG
- the meaB gene encoding methylmalonyl Co-A mutase-associated GTPase MeaB, with the protein MNTDVAERVAAITQRSNPALQRRAMAKAITLLESTRADHRALGDALLTALLPHTGKSFRLGISGVPGVGKSTFIETLGLYLIGKGLRVAVLAIDPSSTVSGGSILGDKTRMEQLSMRSEAYIRPSPSSGTLGGVAEKTREAVLVCEAAGYDVVMVETVGVGQSEIAVHGMTDMFCVLQLPNAGDDLQAIKKGVMELADLVVINKADIDPNAATRAQAQITSSLRLLGMHGSHDHAARGALWQPRVIQISALLGDGVEAFWDAVSSYRQMQTRNGCLAQRREKQSLAWMWERIDHGLKLAFRSHPAVRDMLPAVQQQVASGQLAASTAARNLLQAQSSAAMIHKAD; encoded by the coding sequence ATGAATACCGATGTTGCCGAGCGCGTTGCCGCCATTACGCAACGGAGCAACCCGGCGCTGCAGCGGCGCGCGATGGCCAAGGCCATCACCTTGCTGGAGTCGACCCGCGCCGACCACCGCGCGCTGGGCGATGCACTGCTGACGGCGCTGTTGCCGCATACTGGCAAGTCTTTTCGCCTGGGCATCAGCGGTGTGCCCGGCGTGGGCAAATCGACCTTTATTGAAACCCTGGGGCTGTATTTGATCGGCAAGGGCTTGCGCGTGGCCGTGCTGGCGATTGACCCGTCGTCGACGGTGTCAGGCGGCTCCATCCTGGGCGACAAGACGCGCATGGAGCAGCTGTCGATGCGCAGCGAAGCTTATATCCGGCCCAGCCCGTCGAGCGGCACGCTGGGCGGCGTGGCCGAGAAAACGCGCGAGGCGGTGCTGGTCTGCGAGGCAGCGGGCTACGACGTGGTGATGGTCGAGACCGTCGGTGTCGGCCAAAGCGAGATAGCGGTGCATGGCATGACCGACATGTTCTGCGTGCTGCAGCTGCCCAATGCCGGCGATGACCTGCAGGCCATCAAAAAAGGCGTGATGGAGCTCGCCGACCTGGTGGTCATCAACAAGGCCGACATCGACCCGAATGCCGCCACCCGTGCGCAGGCACAGATCACCTCCAGCCTGCGCCTGCTGGGCATGCATGGCAGCCATGACCATGCGGCGCGCGGCGCGCTCTGGCAGCCCCGGGTGATACAGATCAGCGCGCTGCTGGGCGATGGCGTTGAGGCGTTCTGGGACGCGGTCAGCAGCTACCGCCAGATGCAGACCCGCAATGGCTGCCTGGCACAGCGGCGCGAGAAGCAGTCGCTCGCCTGGATGTGGGAGCGCATTGACCATGGGCTCAAGCTGGCGTTTCGCAGCCACCCTGCCGTGCGCGATATGCTGCCTGCTGTGCAGCAGCAAGTGGCGTCAGGCCAGTTGGCGGCGTCGACAGCGGCCAGAAACCTGCTGCAGGCGCAAAGCAGTGCAGCGATGATTCACAAAGCGGATTGA